A genomic segment from Alkalilimnicola ehrlichii MLHE-1 encodes:
- a CDS encoding cobyrinate a,c-diamide synthase: protein MLVTAPASGQGKTTVCAALARYHRNQGRTVRVFKTGPDFLDPLMLTRASGAPVRQIDLWMVGRQESRRQLYQAAAEADLILIEGSMGLYDGVPSSADLAEAFGVPVCLLIDASAMGQTFGAVAYGLAEYRADVTVAGVLANRVAGEGHTRLLRESLPAGMTWFGALPRSPAAQFPDRHLGLCQPEEVDDLDGRLDEVAAAMGKTGAGALPPPVAFRPEPEVPTPGLLAGRRIGIARDEAFSFIYPANVDGLRALGAEVTWFSPLHDEALPAVDAVWLPGGYPELHLEALSRNHAMHRALAVHVAAERPLLAECGGFLYLLEELVDGEGHAAPMAGLLPGRAWMRPRLTALGLQRADYPSGGLRGHTFHHSQAEVALTPWFHCERLRGGKGEAVYRRGSVVAGYQHHYFPSSPEATAELLGGPVQ from the coding sequence ATGCTGGTCACTGCCCCGGCCTCCGGCCAGGGCAAGACCACCGTCTGTGCAGCTCTGGCCCGCTATCACCGCAATCAGGGCCGCACGGTGCGGGTCTTCAAGACGGGGCCGGATTTCCTCGACCCGCTGATGCTCACCCGCGCCAGCGGCGCCCCGGTGCGCCAGATCGATCTCTGGATGGTGGGGCGCCAGGAGAGCCGTCGCCAGCTCTACCAGGCGGCCGCCGAGGCGGACCTGATTCTCATTGAGGGCAGCATGGGCCTCTACGACGGCGTGCCCTCCAGCGCCGACCTGGCCGAGGCCTTCGGTGTGCCCGTCTGCCTGCTGATCGACGCCTCGGCCATGGGTCAGACCTTCGGCGCGGTGGCCTACGGGCTGGCGGAATATCGGGCCGACGTGACGGTGGCAGGGGTCCTGGCCAACCGGGTGGCCGGCGAGGGCCACACCCGGCTGCTGCGGGAGAGCCTGCCCGCGGGCATGACCTGGTTCGGTGCCCTGCCGCGCTCGCCCGCGGCGCAGTTCCCCGACCGCCACCTCGGCCTTTGCCAGCCGGAGGAGGTGGACGACCTGGACGGCCGGCTGGACGAGGTGGCCGCGGCCATGGGTAAGACCGGGGCCGGGGCGTTGCCGCCCCCCGTGGCCTTCCGACCCGAGCCGGAGGTGCCCACACCGGGGCTGTTGGCCGGCCGGCGCATCGGCATCGCCCGGGACGAGGCCTTCTCCTTCATCTATCCGGCCAATGTGGACGGCCTGCGGGCCCTGGGGGCGGAGGTGACCTGGTTTTCGCCCCTGCACGACGAGGCGCTGCCGGCGGTGGACGCCGTCTGGCTGCCTGGCGGCTATCCGGAGCTGCACCTGGAGGCGCTGTCGCGCAACCACGCCATGCATCGGGCACTGGCCGTCCACGTGGCGGCGGAGCGACCGCTGCTGGCCGAGTGCGGCGGCTTTCTCTATCTGCTGGAGGAACTGGTGGATGGGGAGGGTCACGCCGCGCCCATGGCCGGACTGCTGCCGGGCCGCGCCTGGATGCGCCCGCGACTGACGGCCCTGGGCCTGCAGCGCGCCGACTACCCGTCCGGTGGGCTGCGCGGTCACACCTTCCACCACAGCCAGGCGGAGGTGGCGCTCACCCCCTGGTTTCACTGCGAGCGGCTGCGCGGCGGGAAGGGCGAGGCGGTCTACCGCCGGGGCAGCGTGGTGGCCGGCTACCAGCATCACTACTTCCCCTCCAGTCCCGAGGCCACGGCGGAACTGCTCGGGGGGCCGGTGCAATGA
- a CDS encoding cobyric acid synthase, whose protein sequence is MTDGGAGPAGPAATDSPVSGHTVMIQGTTSDAGKTTVVAGLCRLLHRRGVDVAPFKPQNMALNAAVTDDGGEIGRSQALQARACGLAPHTDMNPVLLKPESDRGAQVIVNGRAIGHRDAVGYQRYKAVAREAALGAHARLAARHALVLAEGAGSPAEINLREGDIANMGFAEAVDCPVILVADIDRGGVFAQIVGTLALLSESERARVCGFIINRFRGDSALLQPGLDWLERRTGKPVFGVLPWVRGLLLDAEDSIAPGDGGGAGGTGFHVVVPALPRISNHNDLDPLRLEPGVSVTFVGPGQPPPPADLIVLPGSKSVRADLAWLREQGWAEVISRHLRYGGHVLGLCGGYQMLGRRIADPGGVEGPAGSLRGLGWLDVDTVLAPDKQLRQVAGDLVGNPQARWRGYEIHNGVTAGPGCARPLLRVEPDGRAEGAVSADGQVMGSYVHGLLDEPDARRALLAAMGWRARGRAVSYDSRREADLDRLAETCGRHLDLARLRPWLGLSPDG, encoded by the coding sequence ATGACTGACGGGGGCGCTGGCCCGGCCGGACCGGCCGCGACGGACAGCCCGGTCTCGGGGCACACCGTGATGATCCAGGGCACCACCTCGGACGCCGGCAAGACCACGGTGGTCGCGGGGCTGTGCCGGCTGCTGCACCGGCGGGGGGTGGACGTGGCCCCCTTCAAGCCGCAGAACATGGCGCTGAACGCGGCAGTGACTGACGACGGCGGCGAGATCGGCCGCTCCCAGGCCCTCCAGGCCCGCGCCTGCGGCCTGGCGCCCCATACCGACATGAATCCGGTGCTGCTCAAGCCGGAGAGCGACCGGGGGGCGCAGGTGATCGTCAATGGCCGGGCCATCGGCCACCGGGATGCCGTTGGCTATCAGCGCTACAAGGCGGTGGCCCGGGAGGCGGCGCTTGGGGCCCATGCCCGGCTGGCCGCCCGCCACGCCCTGGTGCTGGCCGAGGGCGCGGGCTCACCGGCGGAGATCAACCTGCGCGAGGGCGATATCGCCAACATGGGGTTCGCCGAGGCGGTGGACTGCCCCGTCATCCTGGTGGCGGACATCGACCGTGGCGGGGTCTTCGCGCAGATTGTCGGCACGCTGGCGCTGCTCTCGGAGAGTGAGCGGGCGCGGGTCTGCGGCTTTATCATCAACCGCTTCCGGGGTGATTCGGCGTTACTGCAGCCGGGCCTGGACTGGCTGGAACGGCGCACCGGAAAGCCGGTGTTCGGGGTGCTGCCCTGGGTGCGGGGGCTATTGCTGGATGCGGAGGACAGCATTGCGCCCGGCGATGGGGGCGGCGCGGGAGGCACAGGGTTTCACGTGGTGGTGCCGGCCCTGCCCCGGATCAGCAACCACAACGATCTGGACCCCCTGCGCCTGGAGCCGGGGGTGTCGGTGACCTTCGTCGGGCCCGGGCAGCCGCCGCCCCCGGCGGACCTGATCGTGCTGCCGGGCAGCAAAAGCGTGCGCGCCGACCTTGCCTGGCTGCGCGAGCAGGGCTGGGCGGAGGTCATCTCCCGGCACCTGCGCTATGGCGGTCACGTGCTGGGGCTGTGCGGCGGCTATCAGATGCTGGGCCGGCGGATCGCCGATCCTGGCGGCGTGGAGGGCCCGGCCGGCAGTCTACGGGGTTTGGGGTGGCTGGATGTGGACACCGTGCTTGCGCCGGACAAGCAGCTCCGCCAGGTGGCAGGTGATCTGGTCGGGAACCCGCAGGCGCGCTGGCGGGGTTACGAGATTCACAACGGCGTCACCGCCGGTCCCGGTTGTGCCCGTCCGCTGCTGCGGGTGGAACCGGATGGGCGCGCGGAGGGTGCCGTGTCGGCGGACGGCCAGGTGATGGGCAGCTATGTGCACGGGCTGTTGGACGAGCCCGACGCCCGCCGTGCGCTGCTGGCAGCCATGGGCTGGCGCGCGCGGGGCAGAGCGGTGAGTTACGACAGCCGCCGCGAGGCGGACCTGGACCGCCTTGCCGAGACCTGCGGGCGGCATCTGGACCTGGCCCGGCTCCGCCCCTGGCTCGGTCTGAGCCCGGATGGCTGA
- a CDS encoding TonB-dependent receptor domain-containing protein, whose translation MVATAASLFVVATLVPAIAQADSAEARPLSPIVVTPARTAQTVNESLSSVTVIDREEIDRQQPKQFTDLLAGRAGVTVSSNGPFGKASSVRLRGADSGHTVLLIDGVRMGSATLGGASWQVLPLSEIERVEVVRGPRSAIYGADAIGGVVQIFTREGREGPPRVNAFAGAGSFGTHEYGAGVAGGTADTRYRLSGSHFHTDGIDVQDGVGDDDDDGYRNSSLSGKVSHRLSNGWELFANGLRSEGRSEFDRRDFFGNDESAHHDFVHQATRIGARGDVTDRWHTELSIAHARDEQDTYYEGELDARHDTKRDQAHWLNDFVLTRTITWTAGLDWQEERVSGTTDYDETSRYNQAAYQVLAGRFGRHNVSGSLRYDDNQAYGSHTTGQLAWGYEIDDRLQGRLSYGTAFNAPTLNDLYWPGSGNPDLQPEESATAEAGLRYAGGAFYWDAALFRTEVDDLIEWAPVNGQWMPDNVDEARITGLELEGGYHQGPWRLRASGTFLDTEDKGTGRELRRRPNHTVRLDVDRELGAWAFGATALARGRSFNDKANDDRLAGHGLLHLRASYAIDPHWTVRAKLDNALDKDYATARDGSNEVDYNQPDRAVFVSIHYAQ comes from the coding sequence TTGGTGGCCACTGCCGCCAGCCTGTTTGTCGTTGCAACCCTCGTTCCCGCCATCGCCCAGGCCGACTCGGCGGAGGCGCGGCCGCTATCACCCATCGTGGTGACGCCGGCGCGCACTGCGCAGACGGTGAATGAGTCGCTCTCCTCGGTCACAGTCATCGACCGTGAGGAAATCGATCGGCAGCAACCCAAGCAGTTCACCGATCTGCTCGCCGGGCGTGCGGGGGTGACCGTGAGCAGCAACGGTCCCTTCGGCAAGGCCAGCAGCGTGCGGCTCCGCGGGGCGGATTCGGGGCACACGGTGTTGCTGATCGACGGGGTGCGCATGGGCTCCGCCACTTTGGGGGGGGCGAGTTGGCAGGTGCTGCCGCTCTCGGAGATCGAGCGGGTCGAGGTGGTGCGCGGCCCGCGCTCGGCGATCTACGGCGCCGACGCCATCGGCGGTGTGGTGCAGATCTTCACCCGTGAGGGGCGGGAGGGGCCGCCCCGGGTGAACGCCTTTGCCGGCGCCGGTAGCTTCGGCACCCACGAATACGGCGCGGGCGTGGCCGGTGGGACCGCCGATACCCGGTACCGCCTCTCCGGTAGTCATTTCCACACCGACGGCATTGATGTTCAGGACGGCGTCGGCGATGACGACGACGACGGGTACCGCAACAGCTCCCTCTCCGGAAAGGTCAGCCATCGGCTGTCCAACGGCTGGGAGCTGTTCGCCAACGGGCTGCGCTCCGAGGGGCGTTCGGAGTTCGATCGGCGGGACTTTTTCGGCAACGATGAGTCCGCCCATCACGATTTCGTGCATCAGGCCACACGAATCGGTGCCCGCGGCGACGTGACCGACCGCTGGCACACCGAACTGAGCATCGCCCATGCCCGGGATGAACAGGACACCTACTACGAGGGCGAGCTAGACGCGCGCCACGACACCAAGCGGGATCAGGCGCACTGGCTGAACGACTTCGTGTTGACCCGCACCATCACCTGGACTGCCGGCCTGGACTGGCAGGAGGAGCGCGTCTCGGGCACCACCGATTACGACGAGACCAGCCGCTACAACCAGGCGGCCTACCAGGTGCTGGCCGGCCGATTCGGGCGCCACAACGTGTCCGGCAGTCTGCGTTATGACGACAACCAGGCCTACGGCAGCCACACCACCGGGCAGTTGGCCTGGGGCTATGAGATCGATGACCGCCTTCAGGGCCGGCTGTCCTACGGCACCGCCTTCAACGCCCCCACCCTGAACGATCTTTATTGGCCGGGTTCGGGCAACCCCGATCTGCAACCGGAGGAGTCCGCCACCGCAGAGGCCGGGTTGCGTTACGCCGGCGGAGCGTTCTACTGGGATGCCGCCCTGTTCCGCACCGAGGTGGACGACCTCATCGAGTGGGCGCCGGTGAACGGCCAATGGATGCCGGACAACGTCGACGAGGCCCGGATTACAGGCCTGGAGCTGGAGGGCGGCTATCACCAGGGGCCCTGGCGGCTGCGCGCCTCCGGCACCTTTCTGGATACAGAGGACAAGGGCACCGGTCGGGAGTTGCGTCGCCGCCCCAACCACACCGTGCGGCTGGACGTGGACCGGGAGTTGGGTGCCTGGGCCTTCGGTGCCACCGCCCTGGCCCGGGGGCGCAGCTTCAACGACAAGGCCAACGATGACCGCCTGGCCGGTCATGGGCTCCTTCATCTGCGCGCCAGCTATGCCATCGATCCGCATTGGACCGTCCGGGCCAAGCTGGACAATGCCCTGGACAAGGATTACGCGACGGCCCGGGACGGTTCCAACGAGGTGGACTATAACCAACCGGATCGTGCCGTCTTTGTCTCCATCCACTACGCCCAGTGA
- a CDS encoding histidine phosphatase family protein: protein MHQQPLFVDLLRHGEPEGGRKYRGRLDDPLSATGWRQLRRAVAVAGPWDAVISSPLCRCADFARDYSTHQGLPLYLEPDFREIDFGEWEGWEPAALFEAQGDRLTAFWRDPRRHPPPGGETLDALHGRLARGWRRWLDEPPGERLLVVCHGGAIRVLLAEALGLDPAPLLGRIHVPYACLTRLRVDWIDGNPVATLLAHGCAVDEG from the coding sequence TTGCACCAGCAACCCTTGTTCGTGGACCTGCTGCGCCACGGCGAGCCGGAAGGGGGCCGGAAGTATCGCGGCCGCCTGGACGATCCGCTGTCCGCGACCGGGTGGCGGCAGCTGCGCCGGGCGGTGGCTGTTGCCGGCCCCTGGGATGCGGTGATCAGCTCGCCGCTGTGCCGCTGTGCCGACTTTGCCCGCGACTACAGCACCCACCAGGGCCTGCCGTTGTACCTGGAGCCCGATTTCCGAGAGATCGACTTCGGCGAATGGGAGGGTTGGGAGCCCGCGGCCCTGTTCGAGGCCCAGGGCGACCGCCTCACCGCCTTCTGGCGCGACCCGCGCCGCCATCCACCGCCGGGGGGTGAGACCCTGGATGCGCTGCATGGGCGTCTGGCGAGGGGGTGGCGCCGGTGGCTGGACGAGCCGCCGGGGGAACGGCTGCTGGTGGTCTGCCATGGCGGGGCCATCCGGGTGCTGCTGGCCGAGGCACTGGGTCTCGATCCGGCCCCCCTGCTCGGCCGTATTCACGTGCCCTACGCCTGTCTGACCCGCCTGCGGGTGGACTGGATCGACGGCAACCCGGTCGCCACCCTGCTGGCCCACGGCTGTGCGGTGGACGAGGGGTGA
- the cbiB gene encoding adenosylcobinamide-phosphate synthase CbiB, with product MLQTAPIPDPLAALLLAVVLDRLLGEPRRWHPLVGFGRVAVALERGLNRGGARQVKGALALALLVLPLTTALAWLAQGSWLISAGLLYLALGLRSLDEHARAIQAPLEDDRLASAREALAGVVSRDTGTLDATGASGAAVESALENGADAGFASLFWFLLAGPAGAVAHRLINTLDAMWGYRTARFNAFGWTAARLDDLLNWVPARLTAAGYALCGDTRRALHCWREQAGRWESPNAGPVMAAGAGALGLRLGGPSRYRGRLKARPVLGQGRPANPGDIRRATRLVQRTLVLWLVLITLGGMAWHLTTAAG from the coding sequence ATGCTCCAGACCGCCCCCATCCCCGATCCCCTGGCTGCCCTGCTGTTGGCGGTGGTGCTGGACCGCCTGCTGGGCGAGCCGCGCCGCTGGCACCCGCTGGTGGGCTTCGGGCGCGTTGCCGTCGCGCTGGAGCGGGGCCTGAACCGGGGCGGTGCGCGCCAGGTCAAGGGCGCGCTGGCCCTGGCGCTGCTGGTGCTGCCCCTGACCACGGCCCTGGCCTGGCTGGCCCAGGGGTCCTGGCTGATCAGCGCCGGCCTCCTTTACCTGGCGCTGGGGCTGCGCAGCCTGGACGAGCACGCCCGGGCCATACAGGCCCCACTGGAGGACGATCGGCTGGCATCGGCGCGGGAGGCGCTGGCGGGCGTGGTGAGCCGCGACACCGGGACGCTGGATGCGACCGGGGCCTCCGGCGCAGCGGTGGAGTCGGCGCTGGAGAACGGCGCCGACGCCGGTTTTGCCAGCCTGTTCTGGTTTCTGCTCGCCGGACCGGCCGGCGCGGTGGCCCATCGGCTGATCAACACCCTGGATGCCATGTGGGGTTACCGTACCGCCCGGTTCAACGCCTTCGGATGGACGGCGGCGCGCCTGGATGACCTGCTCAACTGGGTCCCCGCCCGGCTCACCGCGGCGGGGTACGCCCTGTGCGGCGACACCCGCCGGGCCCTGCACTGCTGGCGCGAGCAGGCCGGCCGCTGGGAGAGCCCCAACGCCGGCCCGGTGATGGCCGCGGGGGCTGGCGCCCTGGGGCTGCGGCTGGGTGGCCCCAGCCGTTACCGGGGCCGGCTGAAGGCGCGCCCGGTGCTGGGCCAAGGGCGGCCCGCCAACCCCGGCGACATCCGCCGCGCCACCCGCCTCGTGCAACGCACGCTGGTGCTCTGGCTGGTCCTGATCACCCTGGGAGGTATGGCATGGCACCTGACCACGGCGGCGGGCTGA
- a CDS encoding adenosylcobinamide-GDP ribazoletransferase, which yields MTTAVRGLLLALAFLTRLPVWWLGPPRREDHAASLPAYPVVGLILGILLLALYALLQWFFPDQFVVQAALLVAAWALVTGLLHLDGLGDSADAWLGGHGDRLRSLEIMKDPRSGPAAVAVITLALVVKVAALAALLRLDAALAALLIAPVLGRAAAALLIAGTPYARKQGLAGPLAEAPATRWIGLTALGALLFVTALAGWAGLAAVLGVVAVGVWAQHLMMRRLDGFTGDTAGALVEVAELAALLGLLAVLANSAG from the coding sequence ATGACCACGGCGGTGCGCGGCCTGCTGCTGGCCCTGGCCTTCCTCACCCGGCTGCCGGTTTGGTGGCTGGGCCCGCCCCGGCGTGAGGATCACGCCGCCTCGCTGCCCGCCTATCCGGTGGTGGGTCTGATTCTGGGCATCCTGCTGCTGGCCCTATACGCCCTGCTGCAATGGTTCTTTCCGGATCAGTTCGTGGTTCAGGCGGCCCTGCTGGTGGCTGCCTGGGCGCTGGTTACCGGCCTGCTGCATCTGGACGGCTTGGGTGACAGCGCCGACGCCTGGTTGGGCGGCCACGGTGACCGGCTGCGCAGCCTGGAGATCATGAAAGACCCGCGCAGCGGACCGGCGGCGGTGGCGGTGATCACGCTGGCGCTGGTGGTCAAGGTGGCGGCGCTGGCGGCCCTGCTGCGCCTGGATGCGGCGCTGGCCGCGCTGTTGATCGCGCCGGTGCTGGGGCGTGCCGCGGCCGCGTTGCTGATCGCGGGCACGCCCTACGCCCGCAAGCAGGGGCTAGCCGGACCGCTCGCCGAGGCGCCCGCCACAAGGTGGATCGGGCTCACGGCGCTGGGTGCGCTGCTTTTCGTTACCGCGCTGGCCGGCTGGGCGGGGCTGGCGGCCGTGCTGGGGGTGGTGGCGGTGGGGGTGTGGGCCCAGCACCTGATGATGCGCCGCCTCGATGGCTTCACCGGCGATACCGCCGGTGCCCTCGTCGAGGTGGCGGAACTGGCGGCCCTGTTGGGGCTACTGGCGGTGCTCGCGAACAGCGCTGGCTGA
- a CDS encoding MaoC family dehydratase: MMLDEYQGYYIEDLEEGMSGSYAKTVTETDVVLYAGLSGDNNPVHINEEFASNTFARGRIVHGMFLAGLISCVLGTRLPGPGAIYLDQFIKFKAPVRIGDTVKATATVRALDVERRRATLETVCTVKGRVVVVGEATVLVASRAESQETAAA; the protein is encoded by the coding sequence ATGATGTTGGACGAGTATCAGGGTTACTACATCGAGGACCTGGAAGAGGGCATGTCCGGCTCCTACGCCAAGACGGTCACCGAGACCGATGTGGTGCTCTACGCCGGCCTGTCGGGTGACAACAACCCGGTGCATATCAACGAGGAGTTCGCCTCCAACACCTTCGCCCGCGGCCGCATCGTGCATGGGATGTTCCTGGCGGGGCTTATCTCCTGCGTGCTCGGCACCCGCCTGCCGGGACCGGGGGCGATTTACCTGGACCAGTTCATCAAGTTCAAGGCGCCGGTGCGTATCGGTGACACCGTTAAGGCCACCGCCACCGTGCGCGCCCTGGACGTCGAACGCCGCCGGGCGACGCTGGAGACCGTCTGCACGGTGAAGGGGCGCGTGGTGGTGGTGGGCGAGGCCACGGTACTGGTGGCCTCGCGGGCCGAGAGCCAGGAGACGGCGGCGGCCTGA
- the cobO gene encoding cob(I)yrinic acid a,c-diamide adenosyltransferase translates to MTDNPSNRDHARRMAEKKQAVDARIKAARKRKGVLLVLTGPGKGKSSSGFGMLARALGHGMQVGVVQFIKGRFKTGEERFFRRQPGVRYHVMGEGFTWETQDRARDIRAAEAAWAVSRDLLSDPDVDLVLLDELNIALKREYLDLQQVLADLADRPARQHVLVTGRDAPPALLDAADTVTEMGRVKHAFEAGIRAQKGVEL, encoded by the coding sequence ATGACCGACAATCCCAGTAACCGCGATCACGCCCGCCGTATGGCGGAGAAAAAGCAGGCGGTGGACGCCCGCATCAAGGCCGCCCGGAAGCGCAAGGGGGTGCTGCTCGTGCTCACCGGGCCGGGCAAGGGCAAGTCCAGTTCCGGCTTCGGCATGCTCGCCCGTGCCCTGGGCCACGGCATGCAAGTGGGCGTGGTGCAGTTCATCAAGGGCCGGTTCAAGACCGGGGAGGAGCGCTTCTTCCGGCGGCAGCCGGGGGTGCGCTACCACGTGATGGGCGAGGGGTTCACCTGGGAGACGCAGGACCGGGCACGCGATATCCGCGCCGCGGAGGCGGCCTGGGCCGTGAGCCGGGACCTGCTCTCCGATCCGGATGTGGATCTGGTGCTATTGGATGAGCTGAATATTGCGCTCAAACGGGAGTACCTCGATCTTCAGCAGGTGCTGGCCGACCTGGCTGACCGGCCGGCCCGTCAGCACGTGCTGGTCACCGGCCGTGATGCCCCGCCGGCCCTGCTGGATGCGGCCGATACGGTCACCGAGATGGGGCGGGTCAAACACGCCTTCGAGGCCGGCATCCGCGCCCAGAAGGGAGTGGAGCTGTGA